The region TTTATATACTTTGAATATTAACCCAAGAATATTTTATTCCAAATACAGCTTGTTATAAACAATTAATAATCAACTGAAATAAACCATTTTATTGCTATTTATCAGCTAAAAATTGATTAAATTTGATAGTCTAACTAGGTACTAATCAATTCGTACGACACTCAGCTTGCAGTCAAAAAATCAGTTTTCTCAAATTTAATATTCAAAAATTAGATAAAAAAACAAAATGGCATTTATAGACTATTACAAAATACTAGAAGTGGATAAAAAAGCAACGGAAGCCGAAATAAAAAAAGCATACCGAAAACTGGCTCGTAAATACCATCCCGACCTAAATCCCAACAACAAGGAAGCCGAAAAAAAATTCAAGGAAATCAATGAAGCCAATGAAGTATTGAGCCATGCCGAAAATCGCAAAAAATACGATGAATATGGCGAAAATTGGCAACATGCTGAAGAATTTGAAAAATCAAAAAGACAACAACAGCAATACCAAACTGGTGGCCAACAAGGTGGTTTTGGAGGTTTTGGAGGCGGTGGTGATTATTCTGATTTTTTTGAATCTATGTTTGGCGGGCGAGCTTCAAGAGGTGGCCCAGGCAGAAGCACTCCATACAAAGGCCAAGACTTCAATGCCGAATTGCATCTTGACCTCAAAGAGGTCTACACCACACACAAACGAACCTTAACCATTAACGGAAAAAATATCCGACTTACCATTCCTGCCGGAGTAGAAAATGGACAAATCATCAAAATAACCGGTCATGGTGGCGAAGGAGCTGGAGGCGGACCAAAAGGAGATTTGTACATTACATTTTCCATAGAAAACCACACCGATTTTAAACGGGACAAAGACAATTTATACGAAAATGTAGATTTAGATTTGTACACCGCCATTTTAGGAGGCGAGATTACTGTGAATACTTTTGACGGAAAAGTAAAACTCAAAGTCGCCCCAGGAACTCAAAATGGCACCAAAGTAAAACTGAAAGACAAAGGCTTTCCTGTTTATAAAAAAGAAGGACAATTTGGTGATTTATACATCACATATCAAATAAAAATTCCCAAAAATCTTACTGAAAAAGAAAAAGAATTATTTACTGAACTTTCTAAGTTAAGAACATCATGAGTACAGAAAACTTCATTACCCTAAGCACCTTATCTACCCATTATAAAGTGGAACTCACTTTCTTTGATAACCTAAACGAAATAGGATTAATCGAGATTCAGACTATTGATCAAACACAATATGTCCATCAAGATGCTATCTATGAAATTGAAAAAATAATTAGACTGCATCAGGAATTAGACGTCAATATAGAAGGTATTGATGTGGTGTTTAATTTACTCCAAAAAATAGACGCCTTGCAAACGGAGTTACTTTTAGTTCGAAACAGATTGCGGTTTTACGAAAATTAAAATCAGAAAATCTTTTTGAGAATTTTTATCTACAAAGTAAGTCACTCAAAATCTTATTTTAAAAACGATTAAAAAGCAGCTTCTTTTCTATCTAATCCTTTAAATGAAATGAGAATGACTAATGAATTTAATACTTTAAAACTGGTTCAGCTTGGCATTGATACCCAAAAAGAATTTGTAGTTTTCATGCGAAAAGACTGCCACATCTGTAAATCAGAAGGTTTTGAAGCACACAACAGAGTTTTGGTTACCGTAAAAGAAAAATCCATTATTGCCACTTTATATATCATTACCGACGGTATTTTAAAAGAAGGTAAAGCAGGATTATCAAATAGCGCCTGGAAGCAATTAAATGCCATCGAAGGAGACAAAATCAGCTTTGCTCATGTACAACCCGTAGCATCAATGGGGCTTGTCCGGTCAAAAATGTATGGCAAGCAATTAGATAAAATGGCTTTTCAAAAAATTATAGATGACATTGTAAAAGGACAGTATTCAAATATCGAAATCGCCTCTTTTATTACTGCCTGTGCCGGTGATAATCTCAATATGTCAGAAATCATTGCACTTACAGAAGCAATGATAGATTCAGGACAAAAACTAAACTGGATTAATAAGATTGTAGTAGACAAACATTGCGTAGGCGGACTTCCGGGAAACCGCACCACCCCTATCATAGTAGCTATCGTAGCCGAAGCCGGGCTTACCATCCCAAAAACATCTTCTCGCGCCATAACATCTCCCGCTGGAACTGCAGATACGCTCGAAACCATGACTTCGGTCAATCTGGATATTCAAAAAATTAAAAAAGTAGTCGAAAAAGAAAACGGCTGCTTTGTATGGGGAGGCTCTATAAAACTAAGTCCTGCCGACGATATTTTAATTCGGATCGAAAGAGCACTCGATATCGATGGCGAAGGGCAAATGATCGCATCGGTATTGTCTAAGAAATCAGCAGCCGGCTCCACCCATGTCGTTATCGATATTCCTATTGGAAAAACTGCAAAAGTAAGAACCGAAGAAGATGCCGAGAAATTGAAATACTATTTCACAGTAGTGGGAAAAGCACTTTCACTGGAAGTAAAAGTACTCTTCACTGATGGTTCACAACCTATTGGCAGAGGAATTGGTCCAGCATTGGAAGCTATGGATGTTTTAAGTGTACTGCGAAACGAAAAAGAGGCACCACAAGATTTAAGAAATAAATCCCTCCTCATTGCTGGCAGCATCATCGACTTGGCCAACAATCAAAAAAGTGGAAACGGCTACCTATCGGCCGAAAGGATTCTTTCTTCGGGTAGAGCTTATGAGAAATTCATGGCTATTTGTAAAGCACAAGGAGGTTTTAAAGAACCCGTTTTGGGCGCTTTCAAAACAGATATTCATGCCGAAAAATCAGGAATTGTTGTCGAAATCGACAATCGCAGAATTGCTAAAATTGCTAAGCTTGCCGGTGCTCCTCATGATTCAAAAGCTGGTGTACTGCTTCATACGCCTTTGAAAACAAGAGTAAAAAAGGGAGACCTTTTATTTTGCATTTATGCCGAAACAAAAGGCGAATTGAATTATGCCACAGAATATCTAAAAAAGGAACAGGACATCATTCTAATCCAATAAACTAGCATGAAAAAGATATTTTTTACTTTGCCCGGAAATGAAAAACTTGCGGATTTGCTTATCCAAAAAGAAGACGGGGAAAAAGGAAATGCTGAAACACACCAATTTCCAGATGGAGAAACTTATATCCGAATACTTTCGAATGTTAAGGACAAAGAAGTAGTCATAATCTGTACACTAAATCAACCCGATTCTAAGCTATTGCCAATCTATTTTTTGGCCAAAACGGCTAAAGAACTAGGTGTTAAAAAAGTTACTCTAGTGGCTCCTTATCTGGCCTATATGCGTCAGGATAAAGTTTTCAATCCCGGAGAGGCAGTAACCTCAACCTATTTTGCCCAATTGATTTCGAGCTTTATAGATACTTTAATCACAATCGATCCGCATTTGCATCGGAGAACTAGCTTATCGGAAATTTATAGTATTCCTACCAGATTAGGACATGCCGCCAATCACATTTCCGCTTGGATTAAAAAAAACATTGACAAACCCTTATTGATTGGTCCCGATATCGAAAGTGAACAATGGGTTTCAGAAGTCGCAAAAAATGCCAATGCCTCTTACATCATTTTAACAAAAATACGCCATGGCGATAGTGACGTATCCGTTTCTGTTCCTGCAGTGGAGCAATACAAAGAATTTACTCCAGTTCTGGTAGATGACATTATCTCAACAGGACACACTATGATTGAGACAATCAACCAATTGAAAATGGCCGGGATGAAACCTGCTGTTTGCATAGGTGTTCACGCAATTTTTAGCGGAAATTCTTTTCAAGAAATAAAAAATTCCGGTGTCAAAGAAATCATCAGTTGCAATACTATTCCGCATGAAAGCAATCGTATTGATATCAGCGATTTATTAATCCAATAATTAAAATAAACAATCTATTTTGGAAATCTCTAAAATCCTCACTACGAAAACTTGAACTAAAAATATCTTATTTAATCATTTTAAAATCCGTTAACAAAGCGTCATTGTAATAAAAGCAATTGATATTAATCAGGCACTCTCTTTTTTTAGCTAAAGCTATCAAAAACCAAAGCTACCCCATAAAAAAAAA is a window of Flavobacterium acetivorans DNA encoding:
- a CDS encoding DnaJ C-terminal domain-containing protein translates to MAFIDYYKILEVDKKATEAEIKKAYRKLARKYHPDLNPNNKEAEKKFKEINEANEVLSHAENRKKYDEYGENWQHAEEFEKSKRQQQQYQTGGQQGGFGGFGGGGDYSDFFESMFGGRASRGGPGRSTPYKGQDFNAELHLDLKEVYTTHKRTLTINGKNIRLTIPAGVENGQIIKITGHGGEGAGGGPKGDLYITFSIENHTDFKRDKDNLYENVDLDLYTAILGGEITVNTFDGKVKLKVAPGTQNGTKVKLKDKGFPVYKKEGQFGDLYITYQIKIPKNLTEKEKELFTELSKLRTS
- a CDS encoding chaperone modulator CbpM, which translates into the protein MSTENFITLSTLSTHYKVELTFFDNLNEIGLIEIQTIDQTQYVHQDAIYEIEKIIRLHQELDVNIEGIDVVFNLLQKIDALQTELLLVRNRLRFYEN
- a CDS encoding thymidine phosphorylase family protein produces the protein MTNEFNTLKLVQLGIDTQKEFVVFMRKDCHICKSEGFEAHNRVLVTVKEKSIIATLYIITDGILKEGKAGLSNSAWKQLNAIEGDKISFAHVQPVASMGLVRSKMYGKQLDKMAFQKIIDDIVKGQYSNIEIASFITACAGDNLNMSEIIALTEAMIDSGQKLNWINKIVVDKHCVGGLPGNRTTPIIVAIVAEAGLTIPKTSSRAITSPAGTADTLETMTSVNLDIQKIKKVVEKENGCFVWGGSIKLSPADDILIRIERALDIDGEGQMIASVLSKKSAAGSTHVVIDIPIGKTAKVRTEEDAEKLKYYFTVVGKALSLEVKVLFTDGSQPIGRGIGPALEAMDVLSVLRNEKEAPQDLRNKSLLIAGSIIDLANNQKSGNGYLSAERILSSGRAYEKFMAICKAQGGFKEPVLGAFKTDIHAEKSGIVVEIDNRRIAKIAKLAGAPHDSKAGVLLHTPLKTRVKKGDLLFCIYAETKGELNYATEYLKKEQDIILIQ
- a CDS encoding ribose-phosphate pyrophosphokinase translates to MKKIFFTLPGNEKLADLLIQKEDGEKGNAETHQFPDGETYIRILSNVKDKEVVIICTLNQPDSKLLPIYFLAKTAKELGVKKVTLVAPYLAYMRQDKVFNPGEAVTSTYFAQLISSFIDTLITIDPHLHRRTSLSEIYSIPTRLGHAANHISAWIKKNIDKPLLIGPDIESEQWVSEVAKNANASYIILTKIRHGDSDVSVSVPAVEQYKEFTPVLVDDIISTGHTMIETINQLKMAGMKPAVCIGVHAIFSGNSFQEIKNSGVKEIISCNTIPHESNRIDISDLLIQ